DNA from Triticum aestivum cultivar Chinese Spring chromosome 7D, IWGSC CS RefSeq v2.1, whole genome shotgun sequence:
TCCCCCGGTACTGAtcttggtatggacggcacccattgtttcggacaagccgtggactgtgattgatggtggagggggagtaaacctttacttttatcgcttgggaaccgccacgagcgtgcttagcatggaagatgttgataactgatggtcgtgaagtgaatgagaagggtgcatgtctcaaaatataatttatctttgttttaaaaattgagctctggcacctctgcagatcactgcttccctctgtgaagggactttctatttacttttatgttgtgtcatcaccttctaaaacaagcgctagaaactgagaggacacagccgtcatgatttatgcattgtgtatagctaatatTGGGTGCATCGtgattggatcttttctaccatgaattacaatgtttggtcgctacttgaactttggaggtgctctgcatttatgttttgcggtctcagaaagggctagcgagataccactattgtcatattatatcatggttgttttgacaacgtgttgttgtttgagatctcttattatcgctcgctagctcattatgtcattgatataagttaatataatctttaaatgttatcgttgacatggttagttataatgttggctgaaaacttgggtgttgtttaagcttatttatgcaaacaagagcaaaagagttcgttaaagttttctttctcactttcagtttatcaactgaattgcttgaggacaaggaaaggtttaagattgggggagttgatatgtctccaacgtatctactttttctcacacttttcctcttgttttggactctaatttgcatgatttgaatgaaactaaccccggactcacgctgttttcagcagaactaccatggtgttgtttttgtgcagaaataaaagttctcagaatgaaacgaaactttgcgaggattttttatggaataaaagagaattactggagccaagacccaccagagaggggcccctgggtgggcacaacccaccagggcgcgccccctctcctggcgcgcccaggtgggttgtacccacctggtggctccGTAGACGACCCCCCtcatactataaaatcacattattccagaaaaaaaatcagggaaaaagaattatcgtgttccacgagacggagccgccgccaagccctgttcttcctcgagagggcagatctggagtccggttggggctccggagaggggggatcttcgttcttcgtcatcaccaacccatctccatcgccaattccatgatgctccccactgggagtgagtaattccttcgtaggctcgctggtcggtgaggagttggatgagattcatcatgtaatcgagttagttttgttagggcctgatccctagtatcctctatgttcttagattgatgttgctatgactttgctatgcttaatgcttgtcactttgggcccgggtgccatgaactcagatctgaaccgtttatgaattcatcattatatccatgttttggatccgatcttgcaagttatagcaacctactatgtgttatgatccgacaaccccggagtgacaacaaccgggcccactctcagtgatgaccgtagtttgaggagttcatctattcactatgtgttaatgctttgttccggttctctactaaaaggaggccttaatatctcttagtttccaatatggaccctgctgtcatgggagggtaggacaaaagatgtcatgcaagttcttttaataaagcacgtatgactatttacggaatacatgcctacattgtatcgatgaactggagctagtgccgtattgccctaggttataactgtcacatgatgaatatcatccaacaagtcaccgatccaatgcctacgaatttatttatattgatcttgtTGCGTTACTATTGCTTGTTGGGGAacccagtaatttcaaaaaaattcctacgcacacgcaagatcatggtgatgcagcaACGAGCGGgacagtgttgtccacgtaccgtcatagaccataagcggaagcattttatcaacgcagttgatgtagtcgtacgtcttcacgatccgaccgatccaagtaccgaacgcacggcacctccgagttcagcacaggttcagctcaatgacggtccacgaactcacgatccagcagagtgtcgagggagagtttcgtcagcacgacggcgtgatgacggtgatgatgaaactaccagcgcagggcttcggctaagcactgcaacgatatgaccgaggtggattatggtggaggggggcaccgcacacggctaagggatcaatgatcaacttgtgtgttctagggtgccccctgccccgtatataaaggagcaagggggaggccggccaaccCTCAAGGAGTGCGCCCCCAAGTAGGAATCcaactaggaatcctattcctagtaggtttccaacaaagGAAGGAACAGGGGGGAGGAAGGaatgggagagagggagggaaagagggggcgccgccccccctccttgtccaattcggactccacaAGGGGGGGGGCGGGGCCAGCCCTAAggggccctcctctctctctcacaaggcccatgttggcccattagttcccccgggggttccgataaccccccggcactccgatatttatccggtgacccccgaaactcatccggtgtccgaataacatcgtccaatatatcaatctttatgtctcgaccatttcgagactcctcgtcatgtccgtgatcatatccgggactccgaactaccttcggtacatcaaaacacataaactcataataccgatcgtcaccgaatgttaagcgtgcggaccctacgggttcgagaactatgtagacatgactgagactcatctccggtcaataaccaatagcggaacctagatgctcatattggctcccacatattctacgaagatctttatcggttaacccgcataacaacatacgttgttccctttgtcatcagtatgttacttgcccgagattcgatcgtcgatatctcaatacctagttcaatctcgttaccggcaagtctctttactcgttccggaatgcatcatcccgtaactaacttattagtcacattgcttgcaaggcttatagtgatgtgcattacttgcaaggcttattgtaTTCACACAggtttctctaatgatgtgatcccgttcatcaaatgacaactcatgtctatggctaggaaacttaaccatctttgattaacgagctagtcaagtagaggcatactagtgacactctgtttgtctatgtattcacacatgtactaagtttccggttaatacaattctagcatgaataataaacatttaccatgatataaggaaatataaataacaactttattattgcctctagggcatatttccttcattgctatcagcactgttacacttgctacaaattactgctatcactgttactgttaccgttgctgctgccactattatcaaaactatcaaactactttgctactgattacttgctacagataattaatctccaggtgtggttgaattgacaactcagctgctaataccttcaaatattctttggctccccttgtgtcgaatctataaatttgggttgaatactctaccctcaaaaactgttgcgatcccctatacttgtgggttatcaggctgcgccaggggcaaggggtgcagctcccatgcacctccccactatatataggggtggagggggctggttttttccctccaagtccattggcgcgttggcaaaggtggggggaaAGAAATCGCatcctttcccttccccaccgattgttatccctttttttagggatcttgatcttatcccttcgggatatgatcttactCCTTCTaagggggggatcttggtgcgccttgaccaggggtgtggggccttgcccccactacccacgttcatgtgggtccccccatgtaggtgggccccactccggaaccttctagaaccttcccggtacaataccgaaaaatcccgaatattttctggtggccaaaataggacttctcatatataaatctttacctccggaccattccggaacttcgcgtgacgtccgggatatcatccgagactccgaacaactttcagtagCCACATACAACTCCCATTACAACTCtaccgtcaccgaaccttaagtgtgtagaccctatgggttcgggaaccatgcagacatgaccgacacatctctccggccaataaccaatagcgtgacctggatacccatattggctcccacatgttccacgtgatctcatcggatgaaccacgatgttggggattcaatcaatcccgtatacaattccctttgtccattggtatgttacttgcccgagatacgatcgttggtttccccatacctcgttcaatctcattaccagcaagtctctttactcgttccgtaacatatgatcccgtggctaactccttagtcacattgatctcattatgatgatgcattaccgagtgggcccagagatacctctccgtcatacggagtgacgaatcccagtctcgattcatgccaacccaacagacactttcggagatacctgtagtgcacctttatagtaacctagttacgttgtgacgtttgatacacccaaagcattcctacggtatctcggagttgcacaatctcatggtctaagaaaatgatacttgatattagaaaagctctagcaaatgaactacacgatcttgtgctatgcttaggattgggtcctgtccatcacatcattctcctaatgctgTGATCCTGTtttcaacgacatccaatgtccatggtcaggaaaccacaaccatctattgatcaacgagctagtcaactagaggctcactagggacatgttgtggtctatgtattcacacatgtattacggtttccggttaatacaattatagcatgaacaatagacaattatcatgaacaaggaaatataataataaccattttattattgcctctatggcatatttccaacatgagggtgattcctccaagtttaCCTTGACATTTTACCTCAAGTGCGAACCTACtcagggtgattcctccaagttcaccttgatGGTAAGGACATActgttttttttgacagaaagactgtaagggaaccccctacagtataattggtgcaacaaacccaaattgcaagtatcatgccttgaacctgggtgggtgggaaggcatcagccccttcccgcCACTAGGCCAACTGTTCCCCATTTACTGTTACTGCGGGACTGAAGAGACATGCGgtaccaccccggtagaggtggaccTGAGCTCCCGACAGTCTCTTGATAAGTCGGGTTGACCATTAGGGTACCCGCGAGATAATGACGCGGCACGACCAAGCAGGCAGAGACCGTCCTTGGAGAGGGATGGGcctggcccttgtcgtaagtcTACGGATGGGGCGATAGGATCACCGATCGTCTCTGCGAGCTCCCAATACACTAACGGGttggatatgtgatctgagtaggcctctgaacttttcgcactaaccaccacgcgggaataagttTGGGCACTCGGcatcgtatgattcttccgaaagCACACTGACGTCAGCGCGCCCGGTTGGACGGTAACCGCATGCGCTTGTATAAGGAGGTGGATCTACTCCAGTCCGTGTTCGGAACATGCAGGAGTGCTTAGGAGGATCGGCCCATGACCCCTTCGCACTTAAGATTTAGACCGGCTTGTTCGCCTCTCTGTTGAGCTTAGGTAGGACTACGATGTGTCGATCAGCCGAGGCCGGCAATGACccaaaaagtgtgtccggccgaagtTAATCGATTGTGTtcggtaagttggtgcacccctgcagggaagtatatctatccgaatagccgtgtccacagtaACGGACGCTCGGGGTTGTATCCTGATCtactacaactagaactggatacatgtggcactaaatggatatgatAGCTCTAGGAtcgctttcttgcagggagtcgaggaaggatctttgGGCTTTACTAATATATATACTTGTTACCATATATTATATGTTACTTTACTCTCTTCTGTTGCTGCAAGACGCTGCAAGATGTTAGTCTtcaataggctaggccttcccctctattctgccaATTCTGCAGTatagtccatagatacaacccctTCCCATTGATACTGATGCGTACTTAGCATAGATCgtatgtaagtcttgcgagtagtttggatgagtactcacggttgctttgctaccctctTCCCCCTTTTCTCTTGCTGCGATCAGATGAGGGAGCCCAGGAGCCAGCTGATCCcatcgatgactactactaccccgacggagcctactactatgtggagaccgacgaccaggagtagataggaggctcccaggcaggaggcctgcgccttttcGATCTAGTTGACGttgttttgctagccttcttaaggcaaacttgtcaaattatgtccgtactcagatattgttgttttcgCTGACTCATGTATTCGGGTCCTCGTGACCCTTTGTTTGTAATATATCTCCCTTATGtttgaatttgtgtctagagttgtgctgtgatatcttcccgtgagtctctgatcttgatcgtgcgcacttgcgtgtatgattagtgcacgattgaGTCAGGGGCGTCACAGCAGGCTGCTGCAACAAAAGAAAAGCTTCAACCGTATATGAGGAAAGTTTCAATCGGCAATAAAAACACGTCAATAAATGGGGCAGTGCGCAACAGAAAAAGTTACAACCATTGACAAAAAAGCTTCATCGGTaaatgaaaaaagcttcaaccaacgATAGATAAGGCTTCAACCGGGACACTATACAACCGGAAAAGGGTGCAACCGTTGTTAGAGAAAGCTTCAACAATAGttggaaaaagcttcaaccgacGACTGAAAAAGCTGCGGGGCGAGTCGATGATGCACACGGTGGTTTTTGCACCCATGTGTTGCGATGATAGCGAGCGTTGCAGCTAGCTGACAAGCTCGGATGACAGGCGGGGGAGCAGGGTGCTTCTGTGGGCTGAAACGTCCAATGGCAGAGCTGCTGTTTTCGATGTAGAATCCATGGCAACGTGAGAACGAGGCGTGCGCGCAGACAAAGCGGAGAGCAAAGACAATGATTGGCAATAGCCCTTGCCGAAGCGCACGCATGTGATAGCTGAGGGCAGAGACGCCCGTGGTGGGGCGAGGGCTAGCAGGTAGAAAGGGGATCGTGTTTCCTTTTCGCGTTGACCAAAAGGAAGGAGACGATTCACAGAGAGGCACCTGCGAGTGCGGGATGGCTTAATCTAACGGCTACACAGCAGCCGGCCAGGCGCTTACACCGGTTGACCGACGCCTAGCGCCCGCCAAAAAACCAAGCGCATGTATTGTGTCGGATTGACTAAGTGTTGTCAACGATATTGAGGCAGGAGAGGAGGAATACATGAAGCTATTATCAGAAGTATTGTGTCGGACTGACTAAGTGTTGTCAACGATATTGAGGCAGGAGAGGAGGAATACATGAAGCTATTATAAGAAGGATCAATTCCCAAATAGATCATCTTGTACCCTCAATATAAAAATCATGAATTTAGAAGTTCAAACTATGAAGCTCGCAACTTAGCTTTTTTAATCCAGTACAGACGTAAACGCTCATATATACGCACATATGCTCACCTCATATGAATGCATGCACACACAACTTACCCATATGAGCACCTTTGAAAGACTGAGCCagacatcatcttgagattgacgaagtcgtcaCAGATGCCTTCGTAGTCGACGTGAGTATCCTCTCCCACTCAATGCAAGTCGCAGGAAGGcatgaaataaatccaggaaaatacAAGCACTAGTGTCAACTCTAGGACTTTGAACACTAGTGGGCTGGGATACCACTGTTCTTCTAACTATCCAGTCACACGTTTTTTAAAAAGTAAAACCACACATTGGTTCGTGCTAGATGCTCGTCTCTAACTCGGCCTTGTTAGTTAAAAAACTCTCGGGCCTTAGCCCACAAGGCCCCAAGGCTTCTACCACACGCATCTTCCCCATCGCCTGCTCAGTCCTTCTCCGATCGACCTCCAAAAAAAAAGTCCTCCTCCGATCTAAATCTCCCGGAGCCGTCGAGGCCGCCGCGCCTGCCTGGCCCCGCCACCGCACGCTGCTCTCCCCGTCATCGGCGTCCACACCCGGCTGCTCAGGTGAGGCCTTCGCTTTGCACTTTATGGTTTCGAGTACACGTCGCTCCCCGTTCGCCCTTCACTCTCACCCTCTCCTTCCCTTCGCCAAACCCTAGTAGTGGCCGCGGCGGGCAAATTTAACAATTTTAACCTGTGGATGAAATCATTTCACAAAATGAACTGACTCTAAATTTTTTTCACTCAGCCGACCTTTTTTAGtggcgcccgacacgaaggcgccacactacaccgTGCAACGTCTCACGGATAGGTGCTACACATCTGGTcagcgtcgcacccgtgtgatacaaaaattactaagtcagtgtgcaacacctgagagctaggcgccacactatacagtgtagcgcctagcctctaggcgttgcactagtggttggcaaccactagtgcaacgcctagaggctaggcgctacactgtatagtgtggcgcctagctcttaaGCGCTGCACATTGACTTAGTAATTTTTAAGCAGTCCAGGATGCGatgctggccaggcgtgtagcgcctatctatgaggcgttgcacagtgtaatgtggcgccttcgtgtcggcgCCATTAAAAAAGGTCAGTTGGGTGAATTTTTTTTAGGAGCAGTTCATTTTATGAAATGATTTTATCCATAGgccaaaattgtcaaatttgccgctGCGGCGCGCCGGCGCTTGGCTGACcggcgtccgggcggcgaggaGACACGAGGCCTGCATTAGTATTTTACTTTGGGAGGAACACATTCGGATGCTAGACTAGGTTGTAGGCGTTCCAGATTCCAGTACACCACATTGCATCTCAACAAACAGAATGTAGGGGATACTCAAACCTATGATTTCGATTCAATCAAGATGAAGTTTTGGAGCGACACACTGGTCTGTGGATATTAAATCTCTATTGATACTCTTATGAATCGAGGGGCTATGTCAATGATTAGCCCCAATTCCGGACGAGATATCATCCTTGTTCCCATTGCTGTATGGTGTATATACTGCAACAGAATGTTCCTTCCTTCTCTGTTAGCTGATCCTGATTCTGGGATGCATCTTCGACAGGTTGGAATAATGGAAGGACCATCTTGTGAGCAAGTTATTTCAGGCGCCGAAGATCCTTTTACCTCAACAGCTCAGCCGTGCCCATGGACACCACCAACAGCGGCACGCAGCACGTCGCGAAGCTTGAGAAGCTGCTGTTCAGGAGGATGCTGGTCGGTGTGAACAATGGCCGCTGCTTCGTGGGGCTGTTCCAGTGCGTCGACAAGCAGGGGAACATAATCCTGCAGGGCACGGTGGAGTACCGCAGCGCGCGCCGTTCTTCTCCTTCGGCTCCTCGTTCTTCTCCTTCGGCTCACAAGGAGGAGCGGTGCCTCGGCCTCATACTGATCCCGGCGTCCTGCCGCTCGGCTGCCATGTCAACTGCTTCATCGAAGAGCATATGTCCCTGCTGTCCCTGTGCAAGTGAATGATGCTTCTTAAGCTATGTAGCTTAGATGAATCTGTGCCTGGAGACCTTGCCGTCGTTTTTACTTGTTATCAGTTCTGCCATATTGGAGTTGTCctgcatattttttgtttttacAGCTACAAGCTGGTATTCATATTTCAGTTCCATGGGGGGGGAAAGTGCCACAGCTTAAATATTCTTTCATTAATCAGTGCCACTGGCTGCGAGTTATTCAATCAAGAAGATTTTCTACATAAATACCGTAACTGCTGACATACAAGTGCATACCATAACTTTCATGAAGTGGTCAAGTGAAATTACTCTGGGTGGTGCAAGCCCGATGCATACATGATTGCACGAACACAGACAGGAAAATTGTTTTGATCTTTTATGTAAAGAGTATTTCTAGTTGATTTTTCAGCCTTCTGCTGTGAAGGTTCGTGGTAactaggaaaatgcacatggtagaTACGATTCTAGAAGTAATGGCAATGTGGTCAAAATAGTGCACTTACAAAAAAAAAAGCAATACTTGCATTAGTTTCTCAGAGCTGCTTAACTGTAATAATACATGAAAAAATAGCAGGATGGGCTGGCCTAATTTGCTGTATTTGATGTCATTAGAACAGGTAGACATGTTACTACACATTGTCCGCTAAAAAAAATGTTACTACACATGGTCAAAAGTTGCAAAGGAACCAACAAACAAACAAAGACGATCCAAATTTTCATAAATGCTATTTTGTTGGAAACGTGTAATACCAGTTCGATTTCAGCTAAGTAAAACCTGCAGACCAAATCGTCTGGATTACACAActgaaaaccaaagaaaaaacctTAATACTTTCTTTAGGGGAAACTAGGCAAGATCACAAGAAATGTGCAAAATGTTGAACAAGCATCCTGTGGAAGAAGGAAAATAAACTGATAGTAATATATTACCTCCGTATGTACATTCGTATGTAGAGAAATCTAAGACAaataattcgggacggagggagtattacatagGATGACAGAATACGATGCAACAACAGATTAAACATGGGCAGAGACAATTAGATCAGATCCCTAGCCTCATGGTGTGATAGTCTGCACAGCACTTTGGTATGGTGCATATAAAATATGGAGAGACACATTCGTCAAAAAACTTGCAGGGCAGGTTGACTGAAATATTATCATAGAGAATGAAGTTAAAAGGTTTGCTTATAATAGCAGATGAAGATCTGTCGGAAACCCTAGAACCTCTTTTGCGCGTAGAAAAATGAGACAATTGATCAGTATGTTCAGTTGTTGGATTTACAGATGCAGGTGGTATTACTTATGAATTCACATAATTATAGTTCTTTGTGATCAAAATCAACTATCATAAAATTGCAAATGATGGTGTAAAGTTTCATACAGCATGCAGCCATTTATATTCTGAAAAATAAACTGCAGCTATCTTCACACCTTGAATTCACATAAAGTTTATAAGTGCAACCACAAAAATAGAGCAGCAGCTATGAAGATGGACACTTATGGACAGAAAACAATGGACACCAAACAATCATGACAAAAGGATAGAGAATGACTGGTTTTACTTCTGGGATCATAAGAAGGAAATATGGGTTGTAAGGCAATAGTACGACCGTAGCAACAAAAATAGGCAGGACTCTTGAAAGAGGAACTATGTATTTAGTGCAACAAACCAGTCAGCGATTACAAATCAACAGCATGCATTCGCTTTTGTTACACAGAATGAAAAAAAAATACTTGCACCACATGACACAATAATACTGTGTATTTAGTGCATAGTTAAAGCCATGAATGAGAAAACAGAAGCCAAGTGGACTTATTTGTGATAGTGGAGGTAATCACACCTTACTGTGATCATGACTTCACATTGAGCTTCATCAGCTTCTGAGCTATATCCAGATTGTGGCCAGGCTCCGGATAGATGTTTTGCAGTAGAGAACATAACTTAGACCTCCCAAAAGACTCAGATTTGGCATGAACTTAAAAAAAGTCAACACAGGCTAGTAACACATACTACTATTGCCAACAGGCAACAGCTGAACACTAGTATAATCTGTGACCAATGTGATCCCCTGAATCGAAGGGCAACGTAACAGAGAGATTCAATAACATGAGTAACATACAAATAAGTGAAATAGCACTAGCAGATTAGTAGCTTGTCAAGAGGACAGACTAGATAGATACGATACATCATCATCACTTGCAGATATAAGCTTAAGACGCAGTACATCACCAGAGGAATCACAGTCTAATCCATGGCACAtattagatagatagatagatgttgCTCAGTAGATCAAGCTTCTTCGTCGCTGTCGTAGTGGAAGACGTCGTACTGGTCGTCAGGGAGTTTGGTCCTTGGGTCATCGTCGTTGAAGACATCGATCTGGACGTAGGCGTGGCCGTCGCGCTTGAAGTCAGCGAGGACCCTCTCGTGGTGGTCGCGCTCGGCCTTGATGGCGTCCATGGCCTCGCCCTCGCGGTACTCCTCGCGGGACTCCTCGGGGAGATTGGGCAGGGGAGGGCGAGGCTTCTTGTCCCACTCGAGCAGTCACTGGATGTAGCTGTTCCgctgtgttgacgctcaaaagtggcacgatcataaagagtagcttgaagctatgtcaagattaattcaaacctATTGTTGAAAGTCACTATGGgatggctctcttcgagaagatcaagatgaatatgaagatggtctaaaacggagctcggatgcaaaagctatgacaagttcagagatgctcatgttgacaccagattaaagaatggcctGAAACCCaattaatatggcctcaaatggaaaaagtttcaacatgaaagttgggcgtctcgtcgaaacggtcgattttgatataaaaaacaTCTTAATgcaaggtcgtatgcaaaagttacagccagtACAAGACGCTGCTGCAttggatggccggacactccggggaCAACCATCCGGGTTTTGATTTTCTCTGTGGATGGCTGGACACTCCGGGTATGTTCATCCGGGTTTTGAATTTCGCTGTTGCAGACTTCGGAAAACAGCCGAAAACCCTCTCAAGATGGCCTCatatcaaaaaacgttcaacatgaaagttgtccgcctcgtcgaaacggtcaagattgcttttgggctcgtttccatccgaggtcgtttactccCCTAAACAtggcccgcaaggtgcagccagattttaccgaacagttttggaaagttcggaccaaacaaatccgaatttgactagggttttggacgtgaattgaagccttttccgtgcacgggaagtccagccgcctcttatatacttaaggggtgacggccgattgaacaacaaacaatcgaacaaacacatctaccacttgttcttcttctttctcgttcttcgcttgtttttcttcattgcggggcggcgaacctcgaggccctaggggcgatcaggtcgacctagggcagcccatagcctccgcgcgccctgacggggtccctcctgggcgtgtggggtttcgggtctacaaaagcgcccgccggattgcctgtgtaccgcgcttc
Protein-coding regions in this window:
- the LOC123171309 gene encoding uncharacterized protein, with the protein product MDTTNSGTQHVAKLEKLLFRRMLVGVNNGRCFVGLFQCVDKQGNIILQGTVEYRSARRSSPSAPRSSPSAHKEERCLGLILIPASCRSAAMSTASSKSICPCCPCASE